The Gloeomargarita lithophora Alchichica-D10 genomic sequence TAATTGATTTTGAGCAAGAACTTAAATAAGTTGCTTTTCTTGAGCGCAGTAATTTATCCAACTCTATATATTTTTTCTTAAAGTATTCGGCATCAAATCTAAATAGTAAGTTTTCGTCTAAAACATAACTCAAACTTAATTCAACCGCTTCAAGCCCATCCATTAAGTGCTGATACCTCACAGCATCAAACGATCCCCCCCTGCCCCCCTTATTAAGGGGGGTGGCGTTAGCCGGGGGGATCTCAAAAAAACTGAGTTGCTCCTTTTTGGCAAACTCAATAAAGGCTTCTGCAATGCCGTCTTCCGTCAGTCCTTCGTGGTTGTACAAGTCATGATCCACAATCAGGTGACCATGCCCATCTTGCAGCAAATTCGATCCCCCTAAAACCCTCTTTTTAAGGGAGGCTTCCGAACTACCCCCCTTTTTAAGGGAGGTTGGGGGGATCTCCGGCGGACTCGCCACCCGCCGCCATATTTTTTCGCCAGAATTGTCCTTGCCGCTCTTTTGCATCGTCGCAAAAAAGATATTGTAGTCATCCCTGCGTGGGCAGAGTGCGCCCAGCTTCGGGTCATCATTCCACTTCTGCACAAACAGCACCGAAGTCTTTGTGCCCGTGTGCGGCTTAAATGTATTGCCATGTAGTCCCACCACCGCCAAAATCCGACAGCGTTCCGCAATAAAATCGCGAATGTTCTTATCCGATGAATTGTTAAACCGTCCTTGGGGCAACACAATCGCCATTCTGCCCCCTGGCTTCAAAAAGTCTAGGTTGCGCTCAATAAACAAAATGTCGCGCCCCACCTTGGTTTGCCACTTGCCATCTGGCTTCTTCGCCAAGTCATAGCGGGCAATCATGCGCGGTTCTTTAATATCTCCCGCAAAGGGCGGATTCGCCATCACCAGATCAAACTGAAACCGTTGATAGCTGGCTTTGTCTGCTCGCAGTTTCTTCAACCGATTAAACGCCGCATTGTAAGTCTCGCCCCAGTCCTCCTGTTGGATAATTTCATCCCACAGTTCAAAATCCAGCGTGTTCAAATGCAGCACATTTTGCTCACCATCCCCGGCAATCAGGTTCAGCGTCCGCGCCACCCGCACCGCCTTTTCATCAAAATCGATCGAAAATACTTTGCTCTTCACATACTCATCGCACTCTGGCGGCTTCACCTCGGCAGTGAACAAATGGCTTTTCTCTAGCCCCTGATCCGCCAAAATATTCTGCCACACATGAAACATCGTATGCACTGGAAACCCCGAAGACCCCGCCGCCGTGTCGATCATGTACTCATCCTCCTTTGGGTTGAGCATCTTCACACACATATCAATCACATAACGCGGCGTGAAATATTGTCCCTTATCGCCCTTGCTACTTTGGTTGATCAAATACTCAAACGCTTCATCAATAACATCCAGATTGGAGTTGAACAACTTCACATTCTCCAACGACGACACGCAAACCGACAAATGAGATGGCGTAAGGCTAATTTTGGCTCCTTCACTAAACACACCCTGCCACTTTTGTTTAGCTTTGTCGAATAAATCCTGAATCTTGGTTCTCAGAGCCGCTTCCGTCTGTCCCGTATTGCGAAACTCTAGAGAACGGGTTTTACGGCGGTTGCCCTGCCCAGAATACCATTCATCATAGAGCTTGGTAAAAATCAACTTAAACAACTCCTCAAACACATCCACCCCAGCATTTGCCAACACCTCATCTTCCATCTCTTCGATCAAGGTTTTGAGGGATTTGTTCTCCTTCACTAATTTGTCATTGGCGATCAAGTCTTCCAGCGTAAACTTAATCTGGAGAATATCCGCTAGGGTTTGGTTGGCATGGGGCAGACCCGGAATATCTTCAAAGTAATTAGGGTCTTTGCGCTGGTAGTAGGAGATCTGATCGCCATTTGTCCAGACAGCGATCGGCGCACCTGTGGCATTGCAATACGATCGCAACTGATCCTTGCCATCCTTCAGCTTTGGCTTCTTTAGCTCCACCAACATATACACCGTGTTTGGACGGTCTTTGTCCATTACCACAATGTCTGCCCGCTTCACCTCCCGCCCAAAATTCACCCCATACTCAACTTGAAGGCGATCGAGGGAATAATGCAAGCGATTGGTCAAGACCCGTAGATATAACTGCCGAATCACCTCCTCTGGTGTAAGCTTAATTGCCTTCTGGCGCACCAGACAAATCGCATAGGGAACTTCGCCGCTTTTAGAGGGCTTTAGGGTGATTGCCTGCTCTAATTGCTCAATTTCAGCAGTTGTAAACTGAGACAGTTTATAGTTTGAGTCTTGGAGGATGTTGGCTAGTTTCATCAGGTGCTACAGGTCTATAAAAAAGCGTTATTGATTATAGAGTGTAGCGTCATTGTGGAAACCAACTGATAGGCTTTCTTAATGCCTTGATGGAAATTCACCAAAGGATAGGCTCTGCCAACCCGTGCCAAGAGACTTTGAGAAGCATTTCCTTCTCGGCAACTGCAAAGCGACTTAGTGCCCAATACTGGCAGATCGCTGTCAAAGGCCGTCCCCACTAAATATTTGCCGCATAACGACCAATTAACCTGTCGTTGCACCGCTCAACGTGGGATTATCCGCAGATTCGTGGCGACTGAGTTGGATCAGTTCGATTTTGTAACCCGTGGGGTCTTGCACAAAAGCAATCACCGTTGAACCATGCTTCATTGGCCCCGGTTCTCGGACGACTTGACCGCCTTTAGCTTTAATTTGCTCACACATTGTATAAATATCATCTACTCCCAGAGCAATGTGACCAAAGGCATCCCCCAGGTCATATTCTGTTTGTCCCCAGTTGTAGGTGAGTTCAATCACCGTTTGGTTGGCTTCATCCCCATAGCCCACAAACGCCAGGGTAAATTCCCCGCCGGGGTAGTCCTGCCGCCGCAGGAGTTGCATTCCTAGGACATCGCAGTAAAACCGCAGGGACGCTTCCAAATCCCCAACTCTCAGCATGGTGTGCAACAGCCGCATGATGTTCGCCTCCCACATCTCACCCCTATTATGGCGGTTAGAAGGGCACCAGTGCCAGGAGTTGCGCCGCAGATAGGTTGGGCAGACCCCCTGCAGAAAGGACAATACAGCGATCCTGGGCGGTTAAATTCGGGGGGGTGGGGGCGGGCTGGGCGGAAAATTCTACCACCGCTAAAACCCGCAGGATCGCATCCAAATGACCCAACCCCCGCCCCATTGCCGTCCGTTCGCCGGGGGTGACCAGTGCCACCGGGTACCCCCGTTGCAAAAGCTCTTGAGCCAAACCCGCACAGGTGCTCACCCCCTGTTCCAAGCGTTGGGGTTCCGTAGCCGCCGGTGCCACCGGATAAAAGTACAGGGTTAATTCCTCGCTGTCCTGGCGTTCCAAGTCCCGCAGTAACCAGGTGTCCCGCCGTGCCGAGGCTTTCCAGTGAATGCGGCGGGCATCATCGCCACTGCGAAAGTCCCGCAGGGAGAGAAATTCCCCATCGCCCCCGGCCTGAATTTGGGGACGGGTACCTTGACCGACCAGGGACAAAAAACTCAAATTCGGCGGTTGCCCCAGGGATGGATAAACCAACACCGACACCGGTTCCCGCATGACCCGCACTTTGCAAAACAAATCAAAGGGAAACCGGGTGCTGATTTCATAGCCCTCCAGCATCCACCAACCCCGCCGGGGAAAGGTCACCCGATAACTGACCTGGGCTGTCCGGCGGGCATCCACCTTCAAAAAATAATTCTCCGGGCAGGTCACCCCCGGCAAACGGTCTGTAATGGTAATTGAAAAGGTGGGAATGCGCCGCTTTCGGTTCTCCACCTTGAGGGTTACGAGAGCCGGTGCCCCGGCAAAAATCTGGCCAGGAAACCCCCGCTCCACCACCACCCCCTTCATCACCTCCTCCGAAAGCACCCCGCTGGCAATCATCAGGCTCAGCAACATCCCGAAGAGCAGGTACAGCAGGTTATTGCCGGTGTTGAACGCCCCAATGCTCACCAGCACCGTCACACCGGTAAAAATACCCCCAATCCGGGTAAAGGTAAACCGGCGGGGCAGACCATGAAACCACCGGTGAAAATCCATGAATTTGGGCTATTTTTTAGGGGTTGGCTTGGCTTGAGTCGTTTTACCGTCAGTGCCCGTTCCCTTGGGCTTCGCACCGGTGGCCGCCGATTTGCTGTACTTACGCATAAACCGTTCCACCCGCCCTTCCGTATCAATAATTTTTTGGGTGCCGGTGTAAAAAGGATGGTTTCCCGACCAAATATCCACCTGCAATTGGGGTTTGGTCGAACCAACGGTCATCACCACCTCACCGTTGCAAAATACCTTGGCTTCCGGGTACCATTCGGGGTGAATTCCAGGCTTGGGCATGGGTTAGGCTCCTGTAATAAAAATTAAAATTAACGCTTGGAGAACTGCGGGGCTTTGCGAGCCTTGCGTAACCCGTACTTGCGCCGCTCCTTGGCACGGGGGTCACGGGTGAGATAACCCTCAGCCTTCAAAGGTTGCCGATTTTCCGGGTCAAGCTGGCACAGGGCACGGGCGACCCCCAAACAAATGGCTTCCGCCTGACCGGTCAACCCACCCCCCTGGGCATTGACCAAAATATCGTATTCATTCTCCAAACCCAAGGTTTCCAGGGGTGCCCTCACCGCTAACAAATAGGCGGGAATGGCCTGCAAATAATCCTGCCCCTCCCGGTCATTGATGGTTACTTTACCCTCCCCAGGACAAAGCCGCACCCGGGCAATTGCCGTTTTCCGCCGTCCCGTGCCCCAGTAGGTCACCCGTTCTGCCATGATTATGCCGCCTCCAGTTGCATGACTTGTGGTTGTTGCGCCTCGTGGGGATGGTTCGGCCCCGGATAGACCCGCAATTTGGTAAATAATGACCGCCCCAGGCGATTTTTGGGCAACATTCCCCGCACCGCTTCCTCAATAATCCGTTCGGGGATGCGGGCATTGAGTTGGGCAAAGGTTTCCATCTTCATCCCCCCCGGTCGCCCGGAGTGCCGCCGGTATAGCTTCTGGGAACGCTTTTTGCCGGTGACTTCAATATCCTTGGCATTGACCACAATCACGTAGTCCCCCGTATCCAAAAACGGGGTATAGATGGGCTTGTTTTTGCCCCGCAAAACCCGTGCCACCGCCGTCGCCAACCGTCCCAGGCGTTGACCCTTGGCATCTATGACATACCAGATCGGCTCTAGGGTCGCCATTGAAGGAGTGTGGGTGGTGTTCATAGACTGCCCAGAAAATTTAACGTCACAATCTATAAATATACAGGATTGATTAGCCGTTAGGCAAGAAATTTTTCAGAATCTCTGCCCAGGGGATGGGCAATAGCCACAAAAAACCACCCCAACCAGGGTGGCAATGCTGAAATTGAGAATTTAAGCGCATTAAAACCAGCTAAACATCGTAGGGGGCTTGCCCAGAGAATTTGACCTTGGAAGGGTCGGGGTTTTCGCCAATCCGCCGGTCTTTTTTGCCGACGTAGGGACGACCCGCATTGACTTTTTCCGAATAGACCCCATCGGCGGGGTGGATAAATTGAATTTCCCCGCTGGGATAAACCCGATAAATTTTGTAATCGGTTTTGAATTTGGTACGCAGTTGGGTACCCAAAGCCAGACATTGCTCCTTGCGCGCCAGGTAGAGCAGGTTATCCCCCTCCTGCATGGTGGCGGCACCGCCGGTGGGCATCTCAAACACTTGCTCTTTTTTGCTCGTCCAGGTGATGGCGTATTTCTCCTCAACTTCGGCCTTGCGGAGCAGACCGCCCGTACTGCCGCCAAAAATTGGGGCTGGCGTTTCCAAATTTAGGGTCATAGGGATACAACTATGAATGACTGGTTGGCAGTTTATCATCGTCTTGATGCCCAGGGATGCACCTGTGAAAAACCTTTACACTCGCTGGCAGGCCAACCGCTCCGCTACCACGTCCACCCGGATGGTATCGCCTTCTTGACAGGTACCTTTGAGCAATTCGCGCGCCAGCAGGGTTTCCAAATGCCGCTGGATCGCCCGTTTCAGAGGCCGTGCCCCATATACTGGGTCGTAGCCCACCTCGGCCAGGAAATCCACGGCGGTTTCGGTTAACTCCAGGGTGATTTTTTGTTCTTGTAAACGTTTTTGCAACCGTTGCACTTGCAGGGTAACAATTTGCCGCAGTTGGGCTTTGGTTAAACTTTGGAAAATGATGGTTTCATCAATGCGGTTGAGAAATTCGGGGCGGAAATTTTCCCGCAATACGGCCATCATCCGTGTGCGGAGTTCCTCATCTTTTTCCGGTTGTCCCGCCAGGTCAAGAATGTACTGGGAACCCAAATTGCTGGTCATAATAATCACCGTGTTTTTGAAATCCACCGTACGGCCTTGGGAATCGGTCAACCGCCCATCATCGAGGATTTGCAACATGATATTAAACACATCCTCGTGGGCTTTTTCGATTTCATCAAATAAAATCACCGCATAGGGACGACGGCGAATTGCCTCGGTGAGTTGCCCGCCTTCTTCGTAGCCAATGTACCCCGGCGGGGCACCAATCAAACGGGCAACCGTATGCCGTTCCATATACTCGGACATATCAATCCGCACCAGCGCCGTTTCGCTATCAAATAGATACTCCGCCAGGGCTTTCGCCAATTCGGTTTTACCCACCCCCGTTGGCCCCAGGAAAATAAAGCTGGCGATGGGACGATTCGGGTCAGAAAGCCCCGCCCGGGAACGCTGGATCGCCTCGGCCACCACCGTTACTGCCGCCTCTTGACCAATCACCCGCCGGTGCAGTTCATCTTCTAGGTGTAAAAGGCGTTCTTTTTCGGAAGCAACGAGTTTGGCGACCGGAATCCCCGTCCATTTGGCAATAATTTCGGCAATATCCCCCTCAATCACTTCCTCCCGCAATAAATTCACCCCGGAGGTTTGCAATTCCTGGAATTTTTGCTCCGTCATTTGCAATTTTTTTTCCAATTCGGTGCGTTTGCCATACTTCAAGGTAGCGGCACGGTTCAGGTCGTATTCCCGCTCCGCCTGTTGAATTTCCACATCAATTTGATCCAGGGATTCTTTAATTGCTTTACGTTGGTCAAGAATCTCTTTTTCCGCCTGCCATTGGGCGTTAAATTCCTGTTGTTTGGCTTTTAGTTCGGCCAACTCCCGCTCCAGTTTATTCACCCGTTCTTTGGAAGCTAAATTCTCTTCTTTTTGGAGGGACAAACGCTCCATTTCTAACTGGAGAATTTTCCGGTCAATCTCATCCAATTCTTCCGGTTTGGAGGTGGTTTCCATTTTCAGTTTGGCGGCGGCCTCATCCACCAAATCAATCGCCTTATCGGGTAAAAATCGGTCACTGATATAACGATTGGATAGGGTGGCGGCGGCAATCAAGGCCGAGTCGGAAATTTTCACATTATGGTGGGTTTCGTAACGGTCTTTCAATCCCCGTAGAATGGAAATGGTATCTTCTACGTTGGGTTCATGGACATACACCTGCTGAAACCGCCGTTCTAAGGCCGCATCTTTTTCAATATATTTGCGATATTCATCTAACGTGGTGGCTCCAATACAACGCAATTCTCCCCGCGCCAGCATCGGTTTCAGCAAATTACCCGCATCCATCGCTCCTTCGGTGGCACCGGCTCCCACCACCGTATGAATTTCATCTATAAACAGGATAATTTGCCCTTCCGAATTGGTGACTTCTTTGAGTACGGATTTTAATCGGTCTTCAAATTCGCCCCGGTATTTTGCCCCGGCAATCAAGGCCCCCATATCCAAACTAATCACCTGCCGATTTTGCAAAGATTCCGGTACATCACCACTGATGACTCGGCGGGCTAAACCTTCGACAATGGCGGTTTTCCCCACCCCCGGTTCCCCGATTAAGACGGGATTATTTTTGGTGCGCCGGGAGAGGATTTGGATCATGCGCCGAATTTCATCATCCCGACCGATCACCGGGTCAAGTTTCCCTTCGCTGGCTTGGCGGGTCAGGTCCCGACCGTACTTTTCTAGGGCTTCGTAATTGGCTTCGGCATTACGACTTTTCACGGTTTGACTCCCCCGAATCTGTTGAATGGTTTCCTTGAGTTTTTGATCGCCACTAATCCCAAATTCCTGGAGTAATTTTTTGCCACAGCGGTCATCTTGACTGTAGGCCAAAAGTAAATGTTCTACGGCAATGAAATCATCTTTTAACTGTTGCCGGTATTGCTCCGCCCGATCCAGGAGTTTATCCAGACTATTGCCAATATAAACCTGCCCATCCCCACCGGTGATTTTGGGGTTGCGGCGCACGAGTAGTTCCACCTTGTCCCGGAGTTGCTGGGGGTTGATATTTAGCCGTTGACAGATGCTATTGGCTAAGCCTTCGGCGTTGAGTAATGCGAATAGTAAATGTTCGGATTCAATTTGTTGTTGTTGCTGTTGTTTGGTTGATTCCACCGCCTGCACAATGGCATTCCAGGCACTTTCCGTAAATTTATTGGGGTCATTGGGTTGCATGGGAAATTACCAGGAATGAATGGATTTTTAGGGCATCATTTATCAGTATAGAACGGGAATGTTGGCACTTCAGTACGGTCGTCCGTATTTTTTTAGGGTAATCTCCGCAACGGAACGGCACCTTTGCTGTGGTTAGAGTTGGGGTTGATGATAGGGTAACCGGCTTAATTGGCGCTCAGTTCTTGCCCTAATTCCTGGAGTTTTTGCTCGTACTGGGCTTGGGTAATGGCACCACTCTGGAGTTGTTGATGCAGTTCACTAATTTGGGCGGCGTGGGCTTGTTGTTGTTGATTGATGAGGGCTTGATTTTTTTGGTATTGCTGTTCGCCTTCTTTGCGGGCTTGTTTGAAGGCGGTTTGTAGGGATTGGGCATCGAGTTTACCCCCGGAAGCATAGTATTGGTTGGCGACTTTGCCAAACCCCCAGGTGGAGGCATAGGACAGGGACGCGCCCACCACACTCCCCCAGCCGGGGATGAATTTCACCGCATTACTAATGGCGATGCGAAACAGGGATACCCCCATGCCGCCGACCATGCCATCCCGCAGAAGTTCCGCATCCTTACGTTGGGTGGCATAGCCCCAGTAACGGCCAATTTCCTCAATCATTTTTAGTTGAAAGGTCAAAACGGCAATATCCACCACCAACGCCACGCCGGGGATGGGAAACGCCCCCAGCACCGCTGTAAAAATGGCGTAGTTTTGGATCACCTGTTCGACTTGTTTATCCCGTTGGGTGGGGTCGCTAATCGGGGCAATGTTGGCGGGCAATAACGTACTGCGGGTGTCATTCATCAACTGTTGCAGGAGGTCGGTTTTTTCGGTGGGAACGGCAAAGACCTGTTTAATCCGCGCCAGGACTTCCCGTTCTTCCACGGAGCGGTTGCGGTCGGCACAGGCTAGGGCTAAAGCGGCGGCGTACACCTGCTCCCGGGCGGTGGGGGTGGTAATGTGGGCGAGTTCTGTCTCCAGGTCAATGTCTTGGCGCACCAAATCCAGCAGGGATATGTCCGGGGGCAAGGCCAGGGTTTCGCAGGTTTCCAGGAGAATTTCTTCTTCCTCGGCGCGAAAAATGCCATCGGCGCGGGCCATAAAAATCAAAACCTTAATACTGGCCAGGGCTTCTTGGGGCGTTAAAGACATAGGAGTAGGCCGCCGGGGGGTTGCCTTTATTTTAGGGGTGGTGACGGTTTTGGCTACACTTTCTTTACAATTAAATTAAAATCCTTAGGCTTCCCTGCGATGCAAACCACCTCCCCCGCTTTGGCCGTGCCATTTACCCTCAACCCGGACTATCGGGTGGCATTGGGATTGGCGGGGATGGGTTTGGCGGTAACGGCTTGGTCTTGGCCAACGGGGTTGGGGCTGGGGGCAATGGCGGCGTTTTTGGGCTGGCAGAGTGCTGTTTTGCGGCTCACGTTTACGGAAACAGCGGTGGTGCTGACCCGCAATGGCGCACCTTTGCGGGAATTTCCCTACCGGGATTGGCAGGATTGGTATTTGTTTTGGCCGGGTCTGCCGGTGATTTTATTTTTTCGTGAGGTGCATAGCATCCATTTTGTGCCGGTATTGTTTGACCCGCTGGCATTGAGCCGTTACCTCGCCCACTATTGTCCCCCCACGGAGGCTCGTTGATGGAACCTGGGGATGTGATGGCTGTGGAAGCGCAGGTGCAACAGTTGCAGGCGGAGATTACCCGGTTGCAGGCGGAAAAAGCGGACTGGCAGAACCAAGTTCAGCAGGCGCAAACCCAGTTGCAACAGGTTTTACCCAGTGCCCTGCGGGAATTGGAAGAGCGTAAGCAAAAATTACAAATCAGCATTGAGCAGTTGGAGCGGCGCCAGGAACGCATTCAAAAGGAAATGCGCTCCACGTTTGCGGGCACGTCCCAGGATATTGCCGTGCGGGTGCAGGGGTTCAAGGATTATTTGCGGGGGGCACTCCAGGATTTGGTGGCGAGTGTGGAAGAATTGCCCCTACTCCCAGCCCCTCCCAGCGCGCCGGTGGTGGCACCGGAACCCACACCTTCCCTCCGGCCAACGAAAGCGGCTCCCCTGAAATTGGCCGCCGAAACCTATGCCGACCAGGTGGAGGTGATTGAGGAATGTTTGGAGCAATACCGTAGCCAACCGGACTATTACGGGCCGGCCTGGCAGTTGCGCCGCACCTTTGAACCGGTGCAGGAGGAACGGGTACGGCGGTGGTTTTTGGAACAGGGGGGCAGGGGTGCCCTGCGGAGTCTCGGCAGTCGGTTGCAGAATATTCTGGTGACGGCGGCAGTTATTTCTATCCTGCGGCAACTGTATGACATTGACCTGCGGGTGTTGGTGCTGGCCAATAGCCCAGAACGCTTGGGGGAATGGCGCCGGGGGTTGCAGGATTGTTTGGGGATCACCCGGAGTGATTTTGGGGCGGAGGGGGGAATTTTATTGTTTGAAGCCGCCGAAGCCTTGGCACAAAAGGCGGATCGGTTGGAACGGGAGGATTTGGTGCCCTTGATTGTCATGGATGAGGGGGATGGCACCGTGCCCGTGGGTCTGTTGCAGTTTCCCCTGTGGTTGACGTTTGCGCCTGACCCAAAAAAGATGCGGCAAAGATTAGCCGAAGACGATGAATTTGATTTCAAATTGTTTTAGAAAAATAGTAATTCCACGGGATTTGTGAACAGATATTCAAAAGAACCAAGGACAGGGGCGGCACCCCTGCGACCAATTTTTAGAGGTGTCCGAATGGTGCGATTTCGCCTTGAACCGGGCAGAAAAAACTACTCCAGATGCGCCAGTACAGTCTCCGGCAACAGCAGGGCTAGGGCTTCCCCCCGGCGATAGACCAACCCCTGAAATAATTCCCGATACCGCTGTTGCAACTGCTGGGGCAGGGGAACAACCTGGGGCTGATCCGCCGTAAATATGCCCTCCAAGGCCGTTACCACCAAGGCCAACCGGCGGTTCCCCGTGGTGACCAAGATAGTAGTCAAAAGTTGCTGTGCTTCTGAGGCAACCCCGGTCAGGCCGAGAAATGCCCCCAAATCAAGCACCCAGCACAACTGACCCGTGCGATTCACCACCCCCAACAGGGCAGCGGGCACCCCCGGCAAGGGGCAGACCTCCCCCGGCGGGATTTGCGCCACTTCCCGTACCAGGTCAGCAGGGAGTGCCAACCGGACGTTCTCCCCCACCCGGATGGCAAAGCATTCCTGGACATCGAAAGCCCCAGGGGTTGCCACCATTGTTTCTGTGTCAATCGCTTTTGCGCCAATCATTTTTGCGCCAACTCTTCCCGCAAAACCTGTTGATAAACCCAGGGTAACAGGGGTGTCAACCGATTGGATTCGGCTCCATAACCCAAACTTGTCCAGGTGGTGGATAATTCGCGCAAAACCGGCTCTAATTCCCCCCGGCGCAGGGTAGTCGCCACATTCAAATCCCAGGCGGTGGGGTCGCTCAGCCACCGATACACCACCTGGTCTTGAAATTCCGGCGCAAAATTAAAGCTGTACCCCTGGGGATGGTAGCGTTGGGCTTTTTCCTGCCAAGTAGTAGAAAGCAATTGATACCGCCCCGCCGCCGTCGAACACCAACCGGGGCGAATCGGCACACATTGGTCGGGATGCTGGCTGAAATTAGCAAGATGCCCGCCCCCATAAATGCGACTGTAGGCACCAGGACCGTAGGCTTCACTCACCGCAATCGTCCGCATCAATGCCCGCACATAAGGGTCACCCCCCCGCATCACCAAAGGCGGCGAGAGCCAGCGGGTGAGGAACTGGGGTTCCAGCAAAGGCCAACAGCCCAGCCCCAGTCCCACCAGGAGTGCCGCCCAAAAACCGGTTACCGCTGGCTTGGCTGCGGTGCGTTTGCCCTCCATAAGACCGTTAGTTCATTGACATTACTTTAACCGTACCACTACTGTACCTGGCTGTCTGGGAAGGAGACAAGTCCCCGCCAATTTCCTAGGACATCGCCTGGATCACATAGTCAAAGTAATCGCTGGCCGCCGACGCATCCTCCGCATCCAACAAGGCCAGGGAAGCGGTTTTGAGACAGCGAATCGCATCCGCCATCCCCACCACCGGCACTCCCAGGGAGTTGTACATTTCCCGTACCCCCACCAGGCCAATGTTCTCGATGGGGTCCTTATCCCCGGCGACCACCCCGTAGGAGATCAACCGCAAATACCAGCCATAATCCCGCAGACACAAAGCCCGTTGGCGTTGGCCGTAGGCATTGCCGCCGGGGAGGATGTACTCCGGGTGCAACTTCCAGAGTTGTTGAACCGCCTTGTCAATAATCTTCTTCTCATTTTCCGCCAGGGTGCTGGCGATGCGAACCCGTTGTTCGCCGGTAGCCAAAAAATCCCGGATGGACTGCAATTCCCCGCTGGTCGGGTAGCGCAGTTCCTCGTCCGCATGCAAAATCACCTGTGCGACTAAAGCCATATGCGAAAACCTCGTTAGTACAGCCAAACAAACCCACCTGTTCCACTTTAGGAATTAATTGCCCCCTCCGGCAAGGGGTCAGGGAATGGTGGCGCCGGGGGCGGGGGTGGGGCTGATTTGGGGAGCGGGTTTTTCCGGGTTTTCTTTGATCACATACACGGACTGCACCTGCTTTTGGGGCACGGGCAGGGCTTCGATTTTGCCCGTATCCAGGGTATAGACCACCACATCCGCCCGCAGGGAATTGTTTTCCTGCTGGACAAAGACATTCCCCCGCAGGGTGATAATGCGGCGGCGGGTATCGTATTCCGCCATTTCTGACACCGCATCCACCTGGCGGCTGGGATAAACCATCCGCACATTACCCCGGGCGATAAAAATCCCGGAGCGGGCGTTCCCCTCCTGGGTATCGGAGGTAATGGTCAAGGGGCCTCCCCGGGTGGGGGCAGGGCTGGGTTGGGCAAATAGGGGCAAAACCGCTGTCGCCGCCACGCCGAGACTCCCCAACACACCAATGACAAATCCTTTCATAATGGTTACTGCAACACTACTGCCTATAATAAATGACGCTTTCCCCCTTGGGTCAGTGCCTATTCATCAGTGCCAGTGATACGTCTGCGGGCAAAACCGTGGTCACGGCGGCCTTGGCTCTCCTGATGGGGAAGGTGGGGGTAATGAAACTGGTGCAGGCGGGGGCGGGCGACCGGGAGTATTACCAGCAGGTATTGGCTTTGGATCAAACTCCCGCAGAACTCAATCCCCTGTATTTTTCCGCCCCCTTGGCT encodes the following:
- the gloA gene encoding lactoylglutathione lyase translates to MRLLHTMLRVGDLEASLRFYCDVLGMQLLRRQDYPGGEFTLAFVGYGDEANQTVIELTYNWGQTEYDLGDAFGHIALGVDDIYTMCEQIKAKGGQVVREPGPMKHGSTVIAFVQDPTGYKIELIQLSRHESADNPTLSGATTG
- a CDS encoding photosystem I reaction center subunit II PsaD, which gives rise to MTLNLETPAPIFGGSTGGLLRKAEVEEKYAITWTSKKEQVFEMPTGGAATMQEGDNLLYLARKEQCLALGTQLRTKFKTDYKIYRVYPSGEIQFIHPADGVYSEKVNAGRPYVGKKDRRIGENPDPSKVKFSGQAPYDV
- a CDS encoding DUF58 domain-containing protein, producing the protein MDFHRWFHGLPRRFTFTRIGGIFTGVTVLVSIGAFNTGNNLLYLLFGMLLSLMIASGVLSEEVMKGVVVERGFPGQIFAGAPALVTLKVENRKRRIPTFSITITDRLPGVTCPENYFLKVDARRTAQVSYRVTFPRRGWWMLEGYEISTRFPFDLFCKVRVMREPVSVLVYPSLGQPPNLSFLSLVGQGTRPQIQAGGDGEFLSLRDFRSGDDARRIHWKASARRDTWLLRDLERQDSEELTLYFYPVAPAATEPQRLEQGVSTCAGLAQELLQRGYPVALVTPGERTAMGRGLGHLDAILRVLAVVEFSAQPAPTPPNLTAQDRCIVLSAGGLPNLSAAQLLALVPF
- the rpmE gene encoding 50S ribosomal protein L31 — encoded protein: MPKPGIHPEWYPEAKVFCNGEVVMTVGSTKPQLQVDIWSGNHPFYTGTQKIIDTEGRVERFMRKYSKSAATGAKPKGTGTDGKTTQAKPTPKK
- the clpB gene encoding ATP-dependent chaperone ClpB, producing the protein MQPNDPNKFTESAWNAIVQAVESTKQQQQQQIESEHLLFALLNAEGLANSICQRLNINPQQLRDKVELLVRRNPKITGGDGQVYIGNSLDKLLDRAEQYRQQLKDDFIAVEHLLLAYSQDDRCGKKLLQEFGISGDQKLKETIQQIRGSQTVKSRNAEANYEALEKYGRDLTRQASEGKLDPVIGRDDEIRRMIQILSRRTKNNPVLIGEPGVGKTAIVEGLARRVISGDVPESLQNRQVISLDMGALIAGAKYRGEFEDRLKSVLKEVTNSEGQIILFIDEIHTVVGAGATEGAMDAGNLLKPMLARGELRCIGATTLDEYRKYIEKDAALERRFQQVYVHEPNVEDTISILRGLKDRYETHHNVKISDSALIAAATLSNRYISDRFLPDKAIDLVDEAAAKLKMETTSKPEELDEIDRKILQLEMERLSLQKEENLASKERVNKLERELAELKAKQQEFNAQWQAEKEILDQRKAIKESLDQIDVEIQQAEREYDLNRAATLKYGKRTELEKKLQMTEQKFQELQTSGVNLLREEVIEGDIAEIIAKWTGIPVAKLVASEKERLLHLEDELHRRVIGQEAAVTVVAEAIQRSRAGLSDPNRPIASFIFLGPTGVGKTELAKALAEYLFDSETALVRIDMSEYMERHTVARLIGAPPGYIGYEEGGQLTEAIRRRPYAVILFDEIEKAHEDVFNIMLQILDDGRLTDSQGRTVDFKNTVIIMTSNLGSQYILDLAGQPEKDEELRTRMMAVLRENFRPEFLNRIDETIIFQSLTKAQLRQIVTLQVQRLQKRLQEQKITLELTETAVDFLAEVGYDPVYGARPLKRAIQRHLETLLARELLKGTCQEGDTIRVDVVAERLACQRV
- the rpsI gene encoding 30S ribosomal protein S9; the protein is MAERVTYWGTGRRKTAIARVRLCPGEGKVTINDREGQDYLQAIPAYLLAVRAPLETLGLENEYDILVNAQGGGLTGQAEAICLGVARALCQLDPENRQPLKAEGYLTRDPRAKERRKYGLRKARKAPQFSKR
- the rplM gene encoding 50S ribosomal protein L13, with translation MNTTHTPSMATLEPIWYVIDAKGQRLGRLATAVARVLRGKNKPIYTPFLDTGDYVIVVNAKDIEVTGKKRSQKLYRRHSGRPGGMKMETFAQLNARIPERIIEEAVRGMLPKNRLGRSLFTKLRVYPGPNHPHEAQQPQVMQLEAA